In one Streptomyces marincola genomic region, the following are encoded:
- a CDS encoding NUDIX domain-containing protein — translation MQTAHSAASRVTNGGFALLRNPAGDILLIDRAGTVGPQRWQLPGGWLAARTPAPVVCRRTVDAQLGLTITPERVLAVHHLTDRTEGVLLAHDFDGGVVQADQSFALGAEVASCRWVPRDAVPYLVDAHLLWRVSSALAVLDGSRGGAADPAAAPGAPYLVGAGPIAVLAGRAAAPAAAAA, via the coding sequence ATGCAGACCGCACACTCCGCGGCTTCGCGTGTGACGAACGGCGGGTTCGCCCTGCTCCGGAATCCCGCGGGCGACATCCTCCTGATCGACCGCGCGGGCACGGTCGGCCCGCAGCGATGGCAGCTGCCCGGCGGCTGGCTGGCCGCGCGGACGCCTGCCCCCGTCGTCTGCCGACGCACGGTCGACGCGCAACTCGGCCTGACCATCACGCCGGAACGCGTGCTGGCCGTCCACCACCTCACCGACCGGACCGAAGGCGTCCTGCTCGCCCACGACTTCGACGGCGGAGTCGTGCAAGCGGACCAGTCCTTCGCTCTCGGCGCGGAAGTCGCCTCCTGCCGCTGGGTGCCGCGCGATGCGGTGCCGTACCTGGTGGACGCCCACCTGCTGTGGCGCGTGAGCAGCGCACTCGCCGTGCTCGACGGGAGCCGCGGCGGGGCGGCAGACCCTGCGGCTGCTCCCGGCGCGCCTTACCTGGTCGGCGCGGGTCCGATCGCCGTGTTGGCCGGCCGGGCCGCGGCGCCCGCCGCCGCAGCGGCGTAG